The Dehalobacter sp. genomic sequence TTGATTCATTTTGGCTCGCTGGGCACGGCGCTCGGGTATTTTAACAGCTTTCCTTCCTTGATTCAATTGGGAGTCGGTGCCTTGTTTGTAATTATTGGAAACTATATGGGCAAACTAAAGCATAATTACTTTGCCGGAATCAAGACTCCATGGACGCTGGCCAATGAGCAAGTCTGGTACAAAACGCACCGGATGGCAGGACCGCTCTGGGTCATTGGCGGACTGATCTTTATGGCGGCAAGCTTCCTGCCTGCCCAGTTTCTGACCGTCACAGTGATGATTGTCATTGCAGTCCTGCTTATCGTTCCAATTGGATATTCTTATTGGATCTTTAAGAGATTGGATAAGGAAGAATAGGTCCACAATCCTGTAATAAAAATAGGCTGAAGTATGTTTAAAATCCCCGCAGAACGGATAGAATGGAAATAGTTACCATTCTATCCGTTGTTGAGGGGATTGTGATTTTATGCGTAAAAAATTTTGGTTGGTTACAGTACTGGTATTTGTTCTGGGGGTGTGCCTCGGCGCAGGAGGACACTTTTTATGGTCAACGACATTGAACCCGGAAGTAAATTCTCCGGCTGAAAAGGACAACGCAGCCAAAGTAGGCACCGTTCAGAGCGGTGATGCTGTTCAGAATGTTCTTCCGGACCTGT encodes the following:
- a CDS encoding SdpI family protein; translation: MSENKELWMRRMLIFGSLMVLISLAVSLVVYPRLPDKVPVHWNAAGEIDGWGSAFQGAFLFPLMMAAMLILLVFLPKVDPKKKNYSRMSKPYTIIVLVIMLFFMLIHFGSLGTALGYFNSFPSLIQLGVGALFVIIGNYMGKLKHNYFAGIKTPWTLANEQVWYKTHRMAGPLWVIGGLIFMAASFLPAQFLTVTVMIVIAVLLIVPIGYSYWIFKRLDKEE